From Halotia branconii CENA392, the proteins below share one genomic window:
- a CDS encoding STAS domain-containing protein → MQAVLECPKTTVIRPQGILNAANALELEKDLTTALTQDNTSILLVDLAAVESLDSAGLMALVSALKLAQSLGRSLQLDSVSPSVRMIFELTQLDGIFEII, encoded by the coding sequence ATGCAAGCAGTACTGGAGTGTCCAAAAACTACTGTTATTCGTCCTCAAGGCATTTTAAACGCAGCCAATGCCTTGGAGTTGGAAAAAGATTTGACAACAGCGTTAACCCAAGATAATACTTCAATCTTGCTAGTAGATTTAGCCGCAGTAGAATCTTTAGACAGTGCTGGCTTAATGGCATTGGTCTCTGCGCTCAAGCTTGCTCAGAGTTTAGGAAGGAGTTTACAGTTGGATTCTGTTTCTCCATCAGTGAGAATGATTTTTGAACTTACACAGCTTGATGGAATTTTTGAGATAATTTAA
- a CDS encoding PEP-CTERM sorting domain-containing protein (PEP-CTERM proteins occur, often in large numbers, in the proteomes of bacteria that also encode an exosortase, a predicted intramembrane cysteine proteinase. The presence of a PEP-CTERM domain at a protein's C-terminus predicts cleavage within the sorting domain, followed by covalent anchoring to some some component of the (usually Gram-negative) cell surface. Many PEP-CTERM proteins exhibit an unusual sequence composition that includes large numbers of potential glycosylation sites. Expression of one such protein has been shown restore the ability of a bacterium to form floc, a type of biofilm.) yields the protein MKKISKLAVGAVCTVGITGVLVPSEVHAVSSITNITPAPVGSAISPTKYDVFLDANNPLSITVNVTVPKSPNKLDLFLLQDLTGSFSDDLPVVKALVPSLISSVTGTVADTQFGLGSFADKPISPFGSFSDYVYKTDLGLTANTTAFQASVNGLTLKGGSDFPESQLEALLQTAVRAKTEIGFRDDAFKVAVITTDATFHQAGDFSSRPANNGDAVLDGSPAGTGEDYPSIAQVKAALQAANIIPIFAVTSNVLSTYQSLVSDLGFGSVVTLSSNSSNLVSAITAGLTDAFANITLTAVSDDYGYVQSITPTSFSGVPQGATRTFTVNLLADGIDDADDVLKLVAPGFGETLVNVDVKDTKDTKSVPEPSALLGLLVLGTGGTILKRKQKQKAVA from the coding sequence ATGAAAAAAATTTCAAAATTAGCAGTTGGCGCAGTATGCACAGTTGGCATCACTGGAGTGCTTGTACCATCTGAAGTTCATGCTGTCAGCTCAATTACAAATATTACTCCAGCACCTGTAGGCTCGGCAATTAGTCCAACTAAATATGATGTATTTTTAGATGCTAATAATCCCCTTTCTATAACCGTCAATGTGACAGTCCCTAAATCACCTAACAAACTTGACTTGTTCTTGTTGCAAGATCTAACAGGTTCTTTTTCGGATGATTTACCTGTAGTCAAAGCCTTAGTACCAAGTTTAATTAGTTCTGTAACAGGTACAGTTGCTGATACCCAATTTGGTCTTGGTTCTTTTGCTGACAAACCAATTAGCCCATTTGGTTCTTTTAGTGACTATGTTTACAAAACCGATTTAGGTTTAACTGCTAATACAACTGCTTTTCAAGCATCTGTTAATGGACTTACTCTTAAAGGTGGTAGCGATTTTCCTGAATCACAGCTAGAAGCATTGTTGCAAACAGCAGTACGAGCTAAAACAGAAATTGGTTTCCGCGATGATGCATTTAAAGTAGCTGTTATTACTACAGATGCTACATTCCATCAAGCTGGTGATTTTTCTTCTCGACCTGCAAATAACGGAGATGCAGTTCTTGACGGTAGTCCAGCAGGTACAGGCGAAGACTATCCCAGTATCGCCCAAGTTAAAGCTGCGTTACAGGCTGCCAATATTATCCCGATTTTTGCAGTTACCTCCAATGTGTTATCTACCTATCAGAGTTTGGTAAGTGATTTAGGATTTGGCTCGGTTGTGACTCTTTCAAGTAATAGTTCCAACTTGGTAAGTGCAATAACCGCTGGTCTAACAGATGCCTTCGCTAACATTACTCTGACCGCAGTGAGTGATGATTATGGTTATGTACAAAGTATTACACCAACTTCATTCAGTGGCGTACCGCAAGGTGCAACGAGAACCTTCACAGTTAACTTACTGGCTGATGGTATCGATGATGCTGATGATGTCTTAAAACTTGTTGCCCCAGGCTTTGGTGAAACATTAGTTAACGTTGATGTCAAAGACACAAAGGACACAAAGTCTGTACCTGAGCCTTCTGCTTTGCTAGGGTTGTTGGTTTTGGGTACTGGTGGAACCATACTCAAGCGTAAACAAAAACAGAAAGCTGTAGCCTAA
- a CDS encoding CPBP family intramembrane glutamic endopeptidase: MKINFNRVAQNPAPIRLGYFITILLLLWLPFAAPIYLLVHDANLVSILTMVLLYTEFIFLLKLWGKHVYRQPQILRQYGLEITRKNGLDLLRGLALGLINILILFGVQGFLGWLVWQQPKVFLLKVILEGLIVSLAIGFAEELLFRGWLLNELQRDYSPRVALWTDAVAFAVLHFIKPWEVIIQILPQFPALVLLGLTQVWGKRWRRGRLGLPIGLHGGLVWGYYIINVGELVKYSSQVPDWITGVNQNPLQGVIGVLFMSVLALWIRGRISKNYI; this comes from the coding sequence ATGAAAATAAACTTTAACCGTGTAGCCCAAAACCCTGCCCCTATTAGGCTGGGTTATTTTATTACAATTTTATTACTGCTATGGTTGCCCTTCGCTGCACCAATTTACTTATTAGTGCATGATGCTAATTTAGTAAGTATATTGACAATGGTATTGTTATATACAGAGTTTATTTTTCTTTTGAAGCTATGGGGAAAACATGTCTATCGGCAACCCCAGATACTGCGGCAGTATGGCTTAGAAATCACACGGAAAAACGGTTTAGATTTGTTGCGTGGCTTGGCTTTGGGATTAATTAATATTCTGATACTTTTTGGTGTACAAGGCTTTTTGGGTTGGTTGGTATGGCAACAACCAAAGGTTTTTTTGTTAAAAGTGATTTTAGAGGGTTTAATAGTTAGTTTAGCTATTGGTTTTGCAGAGGAATTATTATTTCGAGGCTGGTTACTAAATGAGTTACAGCGTGATTACAGTCCGCGTGTGGCATTGTGGACAGATGCCGTTGCGTTTGCTGTTTTGCACTTTATTAAACCTTGGGAAGTTATTATTCAAATACTGCCACAATTTCCAGCTTTAGTATTGCTAGGGCTAACGCAGGTATGGGGAAAACGCTGGCGTAGAGGACGATTAGGTTTACCAATTGGTCTACACGGAGGTTTAGTTTGGGGTTACTACATTATTAATGTTGGGGAATTAGTTAAATATTCAAGTCAAGTTCCTGATTGGATAACTGGCGTGAATCAGAATCCCCTGCAAGGAGTGATAGGGGTATTGTTTATGAGTGTGTTGGCGTTGTGGATTAGGGGGCGAATCAGTAAAAATTACATATAA
- a CDS encoding SirB1 family protein — translation MNLSSARQYFYQEIHQPDEHINLAKAALYIAQEEYPDLNPEEYLNALDTMASEVKERLPASRYPLRLIQSLNQYFYEDLKFSGNQSDYYNPCNSFLNDVIDHRLGIPITLALVYLEVAHRIDFPMVGIGMPGHFLIRPDIPDVEIFVDAFNRGEVMFAQDCQERLTQMFQQPVNLNPEFLAPVSNGQFLMRILTNLKYIYLKQQNLAKTLAAVERIVLLFPNAILEVRDRGLLYYKLGHYPQAADDLQTYLAKVPDAEDAPVIRRLLDELGKG, via the coding sequence ATGAATTTATCGTCAGCGCGACAATATTTTTATCAGGAAATTCATCAACCTGACGAGCATATCAACTTAGCAAAGGCAGCTTTGTATATTGCACAGGAAGAATATCCTGACCTTAACCCAGAAGAATACCTTAATGCCCTTGATACGATGGCAAGTGAAGTCAAAGAACGCTTACCTGCATCACGGTATCCTCTACGGTTAATTCAAAGCCTAAATCAGTATTTTTACGAAGATTTAAAATTTTCTGGTAATCAATCAGACTACTATAATCCTTGTAACAGTTTTTTAAATGATGTAATCGACCATCGGTTAGGGATTCCTATTACCTTGGCACTAGTTTATCTAGAAGTTGCCCACAGAATTGATTTTCCAATGGTAGGGATAGGAATGCCAGGACACTTTTTAATTCGCCCAGATATTCCAGATGTGGAAATTTTTGTTGATGCATTTAACCGGGGTGAGGTGATGTTTGCACAAGATTGTCAAGAACGACTCACTCAAATGTTTCAACAACCCGTAAACTTAAACCCGGAATTTTTAGCTCCCGTCAGTAATGGACAATTTCTGATGCGAATCCTCACAAATTTGAAATATATCTACCTGAAACAGCAAAATTTAGCGAAAACTTTAGCTGCGGTTGAACGAATTGTGTTGTTGTTTCCTAACGCGATTTTAGAAGTGCGCGATCGCGGTCTACTTTACTATAAACTTGGTCATTACCCGCAAGCTGCTGATGATTTGCAAACTTATCTAGCAAAAGTCCCTGATGCTGAAGATGCACCAGTGATTAGGCGGTTACTTGATGAACTGGGAAAGGGATAA
- the clpS gene encoding ATP-dependent Clp protease adapter ClpS, with protein MSVETIEKRSTSRKLAPRYRVLLHNDDYNSMEHVVQALLTTVSSLTQPQAVSIMMEAHTNGLALVITCAQEHAEFYCETLKSHGLSSTIEPDE; from the coding sequence GTGTCAGTCGAAACTATTGAGAAGCGTTCCACGTCCCGCAAGCTCGCGCCTCGGTATCGCGTTTTGCTTCATAACGACGACTACAACTCTATGGAGCATGTGGTTCAAGCATTATTAACTACGGTGTCGAGTCTTACTCAACCCCAAGCTGTGAGTATTATGATGGAAGCCCATACTAATGGACTAGCTTTAGTCATTACTTGCGCTCAAGAACACGCTGAGTTCTATTGTGAAACATTGAAAAGTCACGGTTTAAGTAGCACTATTGAACCTGATGAATAG
- the atpD gene encoding F0F1 ATP synthase subunit beta, with product MVTTAEKTNIGYITQIIGPVVDVKFPGGKLPQIYNALTIKGTNEAGQEINLTVEVQQLLGDNQVRAVAMSGTDGLVRGLEVVDTGAPINVPVGKVTLGRIFNVLGEPVDNQGPVNSEETLPIHRSAPKFTELETKPSVFETGIKVVDLLTPYRRGGKIGLFGGAGVGKTVIMMELINNIATQHGGVSVFAGVGERTREGNDLYNEMMESGVINKDNLNDSKIALVYGQMNEPPGARMRVGLSGLTMAEYFRDVNKQDVLLFIDNIFRFVQAGSEVSALLGRMPSAVGYQPTLGTDVGELQERITSTTEGSITSIQAVYVPADDLTDPAPATTFAHLDGTTVLSRGLAAKGIYPAVDPLGSTSTMLQPNIVGEEHYSTARAVQATLQRYKELQDIIAILGLDELSEDDRLTVARARKVERFLSQPFFVAEVFTGSPGKYVKLEDTIKGFQMILSGELDDLPEQAFYLVGDINEAKAKAEKLKS from the coding sequence ATGGTCACCACCGCAGAAAAAACAAACATTGGTTACATTACCCAAATCATTGGTCCAGTTGTAGACGTTAAGTTCCCCGGCGGGAAATTGCCGCAAATCTACAATGCTCTGACCATCAAAGGCACGAACGAAGCTGGACAGGAAATCAACCTCACTGTTGAAGTACAGCAATTACTAGGCGATAACCAAGTACGAGCTGTTGCGATGAGCGGCACCGATGGCTTAGTGCGTGGTCTGGAAGTCGTTGATACTGGCGCTCCCATTAACGTACCAGTTGGTAAAGTCACCTTAGGTCGAATTTTCAACGTCCTTGGCGAACCTGTAGACAATCAAGGGCCTGTAAACTCTGAAGAAACCTTACCCATCCACCGTTCTGCTCCCAAATTCACTGAACTGGAAACTAAACCTTCCGTGTTTGAGACTGGGATTAAAGTTGTTGACCTTCTAACTCCCTATCGACGCGGCGGTAAGATTGGTTTATTCGGTGGTGCTGGTGTTGGTAAGACCGTGATCATGATGGAGTTGATTAACAACATCGCTACCCAGCACGGCGGCGTATCTGTCTTTGCTGGAGTAGGTGAGCGCACCCGTGAAGGTAATGACCTCTACAACGAAATGATGGAATCTGGGGTAATCAACAAAGATAACCTCAATGACTCAAAAATTGCTCTAGTTTATGGTCAAATGAACGAACCACCCGGAGCAAGAATGCGGGTTGGTCTGTCAGGGTTGACAATGGCTGAGTATTTCCGGGATGTGAATAAGCAGGATGTGCTGTTGTTTATCGACAACATTTTCCGGTTTGTGCAAGCAGGTTCAGAAGTATCAGCGCTGTTGGGTCGGATGCCTTCTGCTGTGGGATATCAGCCCACACTGGGAACCGATGTAGGTGAACTACAAGAGCGTATTACTTCCACTACAGAAGGTTCTATTACCTCAATTCAAGCAGTATACGTACCTGCGGATGACTTAACTGACCCCGCACCTGCAACTACTTTCGCCCACTTGGACGGAACAACAGTACTATCTCGTGGTTTGGCAGCTAAGGGCATTTATCCCGCAGTTGACCCCCTAGGCTCCACCTCGACGATGTTGCAGCCCAACATTGTTGGTGAAGAACACTACAGTACTGCTCGTGCTGTACAGGCGACTCTACAACGTTACAAAGAACTTCAGGATATTATCGCCATTCTTGGTTTAGATGAATTGTCTGAAGATGACCGTTTGACCGTAGCTAGAGCGCGGAAGGTTGAGCGTTTCTTGTCTCAGCCTTTCTTTGTAGCGGAAGTATTTACAGGTTCTCCTGGTAAGTACGTGAAATTAGAAGACACCATTAAGGGTTTCCAGATGATTTTGTCTGGTGAATTGGATGATTTACCAGAGCAAGCTTTCTACTTAGTGGGCGATATTAACGAAGCTAAAGCTAAAGCTGAAAAACTCAAGAGTTAA
- a CDS encoding Rne/Rng family ribonuclease, translating to MPKQIIIAEQHQIAAVFSEDQIQELVVATGHHQIGDIYLGVVENVLPGIDAAFVNIGDPERNGFIHVTDLGPLKLKRTAAAITELLAPQQKVLVQVMKEPTGTKGPRLTGNITLPGRYVVLMPYGRGVNLSRRIKNESERNRLRALAILVKPAGMGLLVRTEAEGKPEEAIMEDLEVLQKQWEAIQQEAHSTRAPALLNRDDDFIQRVLRDMYGADVNRIVVDSSTGLKRVKQYLQNWSGGQTPQGLLIDHHRDRSGILEYFRINAAIREALKPRVDLPSGGYVIIEPTEALTVIDVNSGSFTRSATARETVLWTNCEAATEIARQLRLRNVAGVIVVDFIDMELRRDQLQVLEHFNKALKADKARPQIAQLTELGLVELTRKRQGQNIYELFGETCPTCGGLGHIVHLPGENENRLPTPVEIPERFVSLPHKEPRLPAARITETRENYDAFQEGFDGDSDVSALNLINHPSYQELGDNNKRRTRTRRSRIGINGTNGKDETRINTHPLAFDNEPDLDLDAEAELESTPDIPLPNLGKSGWTERAERHKVTKVEPIKPVVEPPEIRTVEMTIPEQDVFALMGVSPLVKLEQEVKNPKSVIINIVQPGQLPNVPAELDAESTVTKTKRESIDVNTNTLQIETKQKSLPEDALKPEEFEANPVGGFTNTEETEASSTSIGNRRRRRRSSALDDTSTADDN from the coding sequence ATGCCAAAACAAATTATTATCGCGGAGCAGCATCAAATTGCCGCTGTCTTTTCTGAAGATCAAATACAAGAACTCGTTGTGGCCACCGGTCATCACCAAATAGGTGATATCTATTTAGGTGTAGTAGAAAATGTCTTACCTGGGATAGATGCGGCCTTTGTCAATATTGGTGATCCAGAGCGTAACGGTTTTATTCATGTGACTGACTTGGGGCCTTTGAAGCTCAAGCGTACAGCTGCCGCAATTACAGAACTATTAGCACCACAACAAAAAGTGTTGGTGCAAGTGATGAAAGAACCAACGGGAACGAAAGGCCCTAGGCTCACAGGTAATATTACTTTGCCCGGACGCTACGTAGTGCTGATGCCTTATGGTAGAGGTGTAAATTTATCCCGACGGATCAAGAATGAAAGTGAGCGTAACCGTTTACGGGCATTGGCAATTTTGGTTAAGCCGGCAGGAATGGGTTTGCTAGTGCGTACAGAAGCAGAAGGCAAACCAGAAGAAGCGATTATGGAAGATTTGGAGGTGCTGCAAAAGCAATGGGAAGCCATTCAGCAAGAAGCACACTCCACTCGTGCCCCGGCATTACTCAATCGAGATGATGACTTTATCCAGCGTGTATTACGGGATATGTATGGTGCAGATGTCAATCGGATTGTTGTGGATTCTAGTACTGGCTTGAAGCGGGTCAAGCAATATTTGCAGAATTGGAGTGGAGGTCAAACACCGCAAGGATTGTTAATTGACCATCATCGCGATCGCTCTGGAATTTTAGAGTACTTCCGCATCAATGCCGCAATTCGAGAAGCCCTCAAACCCAGGGTAGACTTGCCCTCTGGAGGTTATGTCATTATTGAGCCGACTGAGGCATTAACGGTAATTGATGTGAACTCTGGTTCTTTTACGCGATCGGCAACAGCCAGAGAAACAGTTTTATGGACTAACTGTGAAGCTGCCACGGAAATTGCCCGTCAGTTACGTCTGCGAAATGTTGCTGGGGTAATTGTTGTTGACTTCATTGATATGGAATTGCGGCGCGACCAATTGCAAGTTCTAGAGCATTTTAACAAAGCGCTGAAAGCAGACAAAGCTCGTCCCCAAATTGCCCAATTGACTGAATTGGGTTTGGTAGAACTTACCCGTAAGCGCCAAGGTCAAAATATTTACGAATTGTTCGGTGAAACATGTCCTACTTGTGGCGGTTTAGGACATATTGTGCATCTACCTGGAGAAAACGAAAACCGATTACCAACACCAGTAGAAATACCAGAGCGCTTTGTATCTCTGCCTCATAAAGAACCACGTTTACCCGCTGCTCGCATCACAGAAACACGGGAAAACTACGATGCCTTCCAAGAAGGATTTGATGGTGACTCTGACGTGAGCGCCTTGAATTTAATCAATCATCCTAGTTATCAAGAACTCGGCGATAACAACAAGCGTCGTACTCGCACTCGCCGTAGTCGGATTGGCATCAATGGGACGAACGGAAAAGATGAAACCCGGATTAATACTCATCCATTAGCTTTTGATAATGAGCCAGATTTAGACTTAGATGCTGAGGCAGAGCTAGAGTCTACACCAGATATCCCCTTACCTAATCTTGGTAAATCCGGTTGGACTGAACGGGCAGAACGTCATAAAGTTACCAAGGTAGAGCCAATTAAACCAGTGGTAGAACCACCGGAGATTAGGACTGTAGAAATGACCATTCCAGAACAGGATGTTTTTGCCTTGATGGGAGTTTCTCCTTTAGTGAAGTTAGAGCAAGAGGTCAAAAATCCTAAGTCCGTAATTATTAACATTGTTCAGCCTGGACAACTACCAAATGTGCCTGCTGAATTAGATGCAGAATCAACTGTTACTAAAACAAAAAGAGAAAGTATTGATGTAAATACGAACACATTACAAATTGAAACAAAGCAGAAATCTTTACCAGAAGATGCATTAAAGCCAGAAGAGTTTGAAGCTAACCCTGTTGGAGGTTTCACCAATACAGAGGAAACTGAAGCTAGCAGCACTTCTATAGGCAACCGTCGTCGCCGTCGTCGTTCATCTGCGCTAGACGATACATCTACCGCAGATGATAATTAA
- a CDS encoding TIGR03960 family B12-binding radical SAM protein has translation MAVAVEKLITPEILKPARYLGNERLAVHKNWDTAEIRWVLTYPEVYEVGSSNLGHIILYNILNAQPRQLCDRAYLPGTDLAAKLRQTDTPLFAVESKRSLTQFDILGFSLSYELGATNILEMLDLAGVPLTWRERAKGEYPLVFAGGQTATSNPEPYADFFDFFALGDGEELLPEIGLVLEECKRAGLNREQTLLDLTQIPGVYVPQFYDMAADGSVHPHHSNVPKQILRRVSTPIPAYSIGLVPYVETVHDRLTIEIRRGCTRGCRFCQPGMLTRPARDVEPNQVVEAIEQGMRATGYNEFSLLSLSCSDYLSLPAVGMEIKNRLKNENISLTLPSQRVDRFDENIANILGGTRQGSITFAPEAGTQRMRDIVNKGLTNEELLRGVKTAWEQGWDKIKLYFMIGLPGETDADIVGIAETVSWLQRECRGQRRKPLNFNLTISNFTPKPHTPFQWHSVSTTEFKRKQNLLRYEFRRIRGVKVNFTDVRISAMEDFVGRGDRSLGKVVRRAWELGAGMDSWYENLDQAFGAWESAIAEAGLDWKYRQVENGEWNLIESMKENNLHALFDAPLPWDHINTGIDKKWLKEDLQRALEAATVLDCSFEGCSHCGVCGTDFGHNIVISPPAIPQFAGEFVPNTTKAQRLRVWFGKQGDMALLSHLDLMRLFDRVLRRAGLPIAFTGGFHPSPRISVANALALGITSSGEIVDFELTQPVAVDIFRELLAHELPTDIPIYNVVQLDLKVPAASQIMEAAEYLITVATLSTVTFAQWQEWIETIKAKDELWWEQITKSGKSHLVNLRSRLFALELVQTNDNTAQESTVVLRYVGSYRPDGVLLRPEQILFMLEKVTGVEFQLLHIHRNQLFLADSHSN, from the coding sequence GTGGCTGTTGCAGTTGAAAAATTAATCACACCGGAAATTTTAAAGCCAGCGCGTTATCTGGGTAACGAACGCCTAGCAGTGCATAAAAATTGGGATACGGCAGAAATACGTTGGGTACTAACATACCCAGAAGTATATGAAGTAGGCTCGTCCAATTTAGGGCATATCATTTTATATAACATCTTGAATGCCCAACCACGACAGTTATGCGATCGCGCTTATCTACCAGGGACAGACTTGGCAGCTAAACTCCGACAGACAGATACACCCTTATTTGCTGTAGAGTCAAAGCGATCGCTCACACAATTCGACATCTTAGGCTTTAGCCTCAGTTACGAACTCGGTGCAACTAACATTCTAGAAATGTTAGATTTGGCTGGAGTTCCCCTCACATGGCGAGAACGGGCAAAGGGAGAATATCCTTTGGTTTTTGCTGGTGGACAAACAGCAACTTCTAATCCTGAACCTTATGCCGACTTCTTCGACTTTTTCGCCCTCGGAGACGGTGAAGAACTTTTGCCAGAAATTGGCTTGGTCTTAGAAGAGTGCAAAAGAGCAGGACTAAACCGGGAACAGACTTTACTGGACTTGACACAAATACCAGGCGTATATGTTCCTCAGTTTTACGACATGGCAGCAGATGGCTCAGTTCATCCTCACCATTCAAATGTCCCAAAGCAAATTTTGCGCCGAGTTTCCACCCCGATACCAGCTTATTCCATTGGGTTAGTTCCTTACGTAGAAACTGTACATGACCGTTTGACAATTGAGATTCGGCGGGGATGTACTCGCGGATGTCGCTTCTGTCAACCAGGAATGCTGACCCGACCAGCACGGGATGTAGAACCTAATCAAGTTGTAGAAGCAATTGAACAGGGAATGCGGGCAACTGGTTACAATGAATTTTCTTTGTTATCTCTAAGTTGTTCCGATTATTTGTCCTTACCTGCGGTGGGGATGGAAATTAAAAATCGATTAAAAAATGAAAATATTTCTTTGACTCTTCCTAGTCAACGAGTTGATAGATTTGATGAAAATATTGCCAACATCCTAGGCGGTACACGGCAAGGTAGCATTACCTTTGCTCCAGAAGCTGGAACCCAACGGATGCGCGACATTGTAAATAAAGGTTTAACGAATGAAGAATTGCTAAGAGGCGTGAAAACAGCTTGGGAGCAAGGTTGGGACAAGATCAAGCTGTATTTTATGATTGGCTTGCCGGGTGAGACAGATGCCGATATTGTAGGCATAGCAGAAACAGTCAGCTGGCTGCAAAGAGAATGTCGGGGTCAAAGAAGAAAACCGCTTAACTTTAACTTAACAATTTCTAACTTTACGCCCAAACCTCATACTCCCTTTCAGTGGCACTCAGTTTCTACTACGGAATTTAAACGTAAGCAAAATTTGTTGCGGTACGAATTTCGCCGGATTAGAGGAGTGAAAGTGAATTTCACCGATGTCCGGATTTCGGCAATGGAAGACTTTGTGGGTAGGGGCGATCGCAGTTTGGGTAAGGTAGTACGCCGAGCCTGGGAATTAGGCGCTGGCATGGATTCCTGGTACGAAAATTTGGATCAAGCTTTTGGTGCTTGGGAATCGGCGATCGCAGAAGCCGGCTTAGACTGGAAATATCGCCAAGTGGAAAACGGCGAATGGAATTTGATAGAAAGTATGAAGGAAAATAACCTTCATGCTTTATTTGATGCTCCCCTACCTTGGGATCATATAAATACAGGTATAGATAAAAAGTGGCTGAAGGAAGATTTACAACGTGCTTTAGAAGCTGCAACTGTTTTAGACTGTTCCTTTGAAGGTTGTTCTCACTGTGGCGTTTGTGGCACAGATTTTGGTCACAATATCGTGATCTCGCCACCTGCTATTCCCCAATTTGCTGGTGAGTTTGTTCCCAACACAACTAAAGCCCAAAGACTGCGTGTCTGGTTTGGTAAACAAGGCGATATGGCTTTGTTAAGTCATCTAGACTTAATGCGCCTATTTGATCGAGTTTTACGGCGAGCAGGCTTGCCTATTGCTTTTACTGGTGGGTTTCATCCAAGTCCACGTATTTCTGTAGCCAACGCCTTGGCTTTAGGAATTACCAGCAGTGGCGAAATTGTGGATTTTGAGTTAACACAACCAGTAGCAGTAGATATTTTTCGAGAACTGCTGGCTCACGAACTACCCACAGATATACCTATATATAATGTGGTGCAGTTGGATTTAAAAGTTCCCGCTGCTAGCCAAATCATGGAAGCAGCAGAGTATTTGATTACAGTGGCAACACTTAGCACAGTTACATTTGCACAATGGCAAGAATGGATTGAAACAATCAAAGCAAAAGACGAACTCTGGTGGGAGCAAATAACCAAGTCAGGTAAAAGCCACTTAGTAAATCTGCGCTCGCGTTTGTTTGCACTAGAATTAGTACAGACTAACGATAATACAGCCCAAGAGTCTACAGTTGTCCTGCGTTATGTAGGTAGCTATCGTCCTGATGGGGTGCTGTTGCGTCCTGAACAAATCCTGTTTATGCTGGAAAAAGTAACAGGTGTAGAATTTCAACTTCTGCACATTCATCGCAATCAGTTATTTTTAGCTGACTCGCACTCTAACTAA
- a CDS encoding SRPBCC family protein: MSQAFEQSIQINATPTVVESCITDLNLMHRWLNPVLRCEPVGGAWSTDIGSQSRFIIQIPFFEPTLKSVVIERQSGVVVWEFQGFFQGYDRWECQPLEQGTCLLNRFEFNIPNSLVSWGFKTFAASWTQKDMQAQLRRLKQVAESVVSSQ; encoded by the coding sequence GTGTCCCAAGCTTTTGAGCAATCAATTCAAATTAATGCCACACCTACGGTAGTCGAGAGTTGCATTACCGACTTAAATCTCATGCACCGTTGGCTTAATCCTGTCCTGCGTTGCGAACCTGTAGGCGGAGCCTGGAGTACAGATATTGGCAGTCAAAGTCGCTTTATAATTCAAATTCCTTTTTTTGAACCCACGCTCAAAAGTGTTGTTATAGAACGTCAATCAGGTGTGGTAGTGTGGGAATTTCAAGGTTTTTTCCAAGGATACGATCGCTGGGAATGTCAACCATTAGAACAGGGAACGTGTTTATTGAACCGTTTTGAGTTCAATATTCCCAACTCCCTCGTGAGTTGGGGCTTCAAAACCTTTGCAGCATCTTGGACTCAAAAAGATATGCAAGCTCAGCTGCGTCGCCTTAAGCAAGTAGCAGAGTCAGTAGTCAGTAGTCAGTAG